A genomic segment from Thiomicrorhabdus aquaedulcis encodes:
- a CDS encoding cytochrome C assembly family protein produces MLVSGITALFASVLYLYASALIWQRIQSTSSAAQRSKVLIIAICATVLHAYTLSNTLWVDQQINFHIGNGLSLVALLGSAILLITNINKSTETLGIFIYPFAALTTLLPLMVLTTTYLPFELGTHVLISISAYSIMGIATAQAILYAQQERLFRTKKLSKLMNALPPLQVMETTLVQLILIGFVFLSFALISGALFIENMFAQHLVHKTFFAVLSWLVYAVLLLGHFKRGWRGQKAATYSIWAYFLLILSYIGTELTLAMLR; encoded by the coding sequence ATGCTCGTTAGCGGAATCACCGCGCTGTTTGCCAGCGTACTTTATTTGTATGCAAGCGCTTTAATTTGGCAAAGAATTCAGTCGACTTCAAGTGCCGCTCAGCGCAGCAAAGTGCTTATTATCGCCATTTGCGCCACAGTACTGCACGCTTACACGCTGAGTAACACGCTGTGGGTAGATCAACAAATTAACTTTCACATTGGCAATGGACTTTCGTTAGTGGCGTTATTGGGCAGTGCTATTTTATTAATCACCAACATTAATAAAAGCACCGAAACTTTAGGCATATTCATCTATCCTTTTGCCGCCCTTACAACGTTACTGCCGTTAATGGTGCTTACCACCACCTATTTACCGTTTGAGTTGGGCACGCACGTGCTTATTTCTATTTCGGCTTACAGCATTATGGGCATAGCGACCGCTCAAGCCATTTTATATGCACAACAAGAACGTCTGTTTAGAACCAAAAAACTTTCTAAATTAATGAACGCACTGCCGCCATTGCAAGTAATGGAAACCACCCTAGTTCAGCTAATTTTGATTGGTTTTGTATTTTTAAGTTTTGCATTAATCAGCGGCGCTCTGTTTATAGAAAACATGTTTGCTCAACATTTAGTACATAAAACGTTTTTTGCCGTTCTTTCTTGGCTGGTGTATGCAGTATTACTTTTGGGGCATTTTAAGCGCGGTTGGCGCGGGCAAAAAGCAGCCACCTATTCTATTTGGGCGTACTTTTTACTCATACTTAGTTACATTGGCACAGAGTTAACGTTGGCCATGTTACGCTGA
- a CDS encoding HlyC/CorC family transporter — protein MIVLSALFSASETSMMALNKYRLRHQVKSGHKGAIKAQKLLETPDRLLGVILLGNNFVNIFASSIATIIAMKLIGEAGIALAAGLLTFVILVFSEVAPKTLAALYPEKIAYPAAYLLTPILKALSPVVWLINLFANNFLRLFGVNTKAGDDPHSLTHEELQTLIYEATSQLPDTYRAMLTSVLQLEYVTVEDVMIPKQDIYGVDIDQPLEDILKALQQSPYTRIPLYRGSIDEELIGILNLRRALPLLMRQEITLKDIIRITRPAYFIPETTSLNVQLGKFNHHKRRMAFIVDEYGDLQGLLTMEDLLEEIVGKLSTDAKAKPIELAVSLNEDGSMNVDASEFIRELNKEFDLCLPTDGPKTLNGLIQEELESLPTPGTCLKINDYILEVLTTSTNTIELVKLTPPNNDPRDN, from the coding sequence ATGATTGTGCTTTCTGCTTTGTTTTCAGCCTCTGAAACCAGCATGATGGCGCTTAACAAATACCGTTTAAGACACCAAGTTAAATCAGGTCACAAAGGTGCTATTAAAGCTCAAAAACTGCTCGAAACTCCCGACCGCTTGTTGGGCGTAATTTTACTTGGCAATAACTTTGTTAATATCTTTGCCTCTTCCATCGCCACCATTATTGCCATGAAACTGATTGGTGAGGCTGGAATTGCTCTAGCGGCAGGCTTGCTAACCTTTGTTATTTTAGTGTTTTCAGAAGTCGCTCCTAAAACGCTAGCCGCGCTGTATCCCGAAAAAATTGCCTATCCAGCCGCCTATCTGTTAACACCCATTCTTAAAGCCCTATCGCCCGTAGTTTGGTTAATTAACTTATTTGCCAACAACTTTTTACGTCTGTTTGGCGTGAACACCAAAGCAGGCGACGACCCGCATTCACTGACCCATGAAGAGTTGCAAACCTTAATTTACGAAGCCACCAGCCAACTGCCCGACACCTACCGTGCTATGCTCACCAGCGTACTGCAGTTAGAGTATGTGACCGTTGAAGACGTCATGATTCCCAAACAAGACATTTACGGTGTGGACATTGACCAACCATTAGAAGATATCTTAAAAGCTCTTCAACAATCACCTTACACACGCATCCCGCTGTATAGAGGCTCTATTGATGAAGAACTTATCGGCATCTTAAATTTACGCCGTGCTCTGCCTTTATTAATGCGCCAAGAAATTACATTAAAAGACATTATTAGAATCACCAGGCCTGCTTACTTTATTCCTGAAACCACTTCGTTAAACGTGCAACTGGGTAAATTTAATCACCATAAGCGTCGTATGGCTTTTATTGTTGACGAATACGGCGACTTGCAAGGTTTGCTTACCATGGAAGACTTGTTAGAAGAAATTGTGGGCAAACTATCAACCGACGCTAAAGCCAAACCTATTGAACTGGCGGTGAGCTTAAACGAAGACGGCAGCATGAACGTAGATGCCTCGGAATTTATTCGTGAACTTAATAAAGAATTTGACCTATGTCTACCCACTGACGGCCCCAAGACTTTAAACGGTTTAATTCAAGAAGAACTTGAATCTTTGCCTACGCCTGGGACATGTTTAAAAATTAACGACTACATTCTTGAAGTATTAACCACCTCGACCAACACCATTGAGCTGGTCAAATTAACCCCACCAAATAACGATCCAAGAGACAATTAA
- a CDS encoding inositol monophosphatase family protein — protein MSTVQEHPFLSEHNWQLLKSGIRQLALNEVLSRFEKVGFEEKADGSLLTEADTQMQLKTQEFLAHHWPKFAFLGEESSLEQQQNALQSTQGCWILDPVDGTSNFASGIPVFAVSLALIINKEIVMGLIYDPCRDELFAARAHLGAQLNDQTLLAKTSKTAVKQCSGIIDFKRLPTNLAHQLALNPPYSSQRSFGSVALDWCWIAAGRGQVYCHGAQNIWDYAAGWLILEEAGGKSSTLQGDSVLIAKVEKRSAIAATTPELFKQWQMAIL, from the coding sequence ATGTCAACTGTACAAGAACACCCTTTTTTAAGCGAGCATAACTGGCAACTGCTTAAATCGGGTATTCGTCAATTGGCTTTAAACGAGGTGTTGTCACGATTTGAAAAGGTTGGCTTTGAAGAAAAAGCCGACGGCTCATTATTGACCGAAGCCGACACTCAAATGCAGCTTAAAACCCAAGAATTTTTAGCGCATCACTGGCCTAAGTTTGCATTTTTAGGGGAAGAATCGTCGCTTGAACAGCAACAAAATGCGCTGCAAAGTACGCAAGGTTGTTGGATTTTAGACCCAGTAGACGGCACCAGCAATTTTGCCAGTGGCATTCCTGTGTTTGCGGTGTCGCTGGCATTAATCATAAATAAAGAAATAGTGATGGGGTTAATTTACGACCCCTGCCGTGATGAGCTTTTTGCAGCAAGAGCGCACCTGGGCGCCCAACTTAATGACCAAACTCTGCTGGCCAAAACATCCAAAACGGCTGTAAAGCAATGCAGTGGCATTATTGACTTTAAACGCTTACCGACCAATTTAGCACATCAACTGGCGCTGAACCCGCCCTACTCGTCACAACGTAGCTTTGGTTCGGTTGCTCTTGATTGGTGTTGGATTGCAGCCGGTCGCGGCCAAGTTTATTGCCATGGCGCGCAAAATATTTGGGACTACGCCGCAGGCTGGTTAATATTAGAAGAAGCTGGCGGAAAAAGCAGCACACTGCAAGGCGATTCGGTTTTAATCGCTAAAGTTGAAAAGCGTTCGGCCATTGCGGCCACCACACCGGAGCTGTTTAAACAATGGCAAATGGCCATTCTTTAA
- a CDS encoding PAS domain-containing hybrid sensor histidine kinase/response regulator yields the protein MFSSKTPDELELLFGFLPLAHAVVKRDDDAQWQLFWHNAAAQAIWGDYALNDDLALKLELMDAMTRASASTFLHTFHHALEAYRFTASPEQNALLVSFLPESQRKSEPVLVSDALNTSLYQWVVEGANFGVFDWNVAQDFIHYSQRAYTILDIAPAQLGSSQASLMAHVHPADSVRVSEALAAHFDEHWPFDVEFRVRNQHGSYNWLQVTAQSIWDDAHRLPIRVAGTLVDISARKQAQQQVQQKEALIEQIIDALPISIYVKDGQGCFRFFSKQTERDTGVSRAQAIGRTDYEIFPLDLAHQHLHGDQVAKEENRLIISEESLLLNGEPRWLMMGKGPIKVERPERTPEVWILGFSLDITQRKAMEEMLKTARQDAESSAKAKADFLSVMSHEIRTPLNSVIGTSGLLLDSDLDDEQGQYVEMIKRSGEHLLYLINDILDFNKLDAGKVELEQRVFELEQPIKTVIDMSSTQAKLKHLTLSYSLDASLPKFYKGDEARLRQILLNLVGNAIKFTYHGHVTVKLLAGRDMDEFGHASSGGQRVRFEVQDTGMGIPQKSLTKLFSEFTQVDASTTRQHGGTGLGLSISKRLVEAMKGEIGIISELGKGSVFWFEIPFNLPNVNEVLTENSEQELEDARPLSILVAEDNASNQLLIKAILSKLGHRVSLADNGLKAVELVQTYGDEFDLVLMDMQMPIMDGISATQAIRLLDSRNANIPIVALTANAMDGDRARVLQAGMNDYLSKPIDIQALKRALAVWSLVSR from the coding sequence ATGTTTTCGAGTAAAACCCCTGATGAATTGGAGTTGTTGTTTGGTTTTTTACCCCTAGCGCACGCGGTTGTAAAACGTGATGACGACGCGCAATGGCAACTTTTTTGGCATAATGCGGCGGCTCAAGCCATTTGGGGTGATTATGCGCTTAACGACGATTTGGCTTTAAAGCTTGAATTAATGGATGCCATGACGCGCGCCAGTGCATCGACTTTTTTACACACTTTTCATCACGCTTTAGAGGCTTATCGTTTTACAGCCTCTCCCGAGCAGAACGCGTTGCTGGTGAGTTTCTTACCTGAAAGCCAGCGAAAATCTGAACCTGTATTAGTAAGCGATGCCTTAAATACCTCACTGTATCAATGGGTGGTAGAGGGTGCTAATTTTGGGGTTTTTGATTGGAACGTGGCGCAAGATTTTATTCATTACTCACAGCGCGCCTATACTATTTTAGACATCGCCCCCGCTCAGTTGGGCAGCAGTCAAGCCAGTTTAATGGCTCATGTTCACCCTGCCGACAGCGTGCGGGTGAGTGAGGCTTTGGCAGCGCATTTTGATGAACATTGGCCGTTTGATGTTGAGTTTAGAGTCCGCAATCAGCACGGCAGTTATAATTGGTTGCAAGTAACGGCCCAAAGTATTTGGGATGATGCACACCGCTTACCCATTAGAGTGGCTGGCACGTTAGTCGATATAAGTGCACGTAAACAAGCGCAGCAGCAAGTGCAACAAAAAGAGGCATTAATTGAGCAAATTATTGATGCCTTGCCCATCAGTATTTACGTTAAAGACGGTCAAGGGTGCTTTCGGTTTTTTAGTAAGCAAACCGAACGCGACACGGGCGTGTCCCGCGCGCAAGCCATTGGACGTACCGATTATGAGATTTTTCCGTTAGACCTTGCTCACCAACATTTGCATGGGGATCAGGTGGCTAAAGAAGAAAATAGGCTTATTATTTCAGAAGAGTCACTTTTGTTAAACGGCGAGCCGCGTTGGCTCATGATGGGCAAAGGACCTATTAAAGTTGAACGACCTGAGCGCACTCCAGAAGTTTGGATTTTGGGGTTTTCGCTTGACATCACACAACGTAAAGCCATGGAAGAGATGCTTAAAACGGCGCGGCAAGACGCCGAAAGTTCGGCAAAAGCCAAGGCTGACTTTTTATCGGTGATGAGCCATGAAATTCGTACACCGCTTAATTCGGTAATTGGTACATCTGGTTTGTTGCTTGATTCGGATTTAGACGATGAGCAAGGGCAATACGTCGAGATGATTAAACGCTCGGGTGAGCATTTATTGTATTTAATTAACGATATTTTAGACTTTAATAAATTGGACGCTGGCAAAGTTGAGCTAGAGCAAAGAGTGTTTGAATTAGAGCAACCCATTAAAACCGTTATTGATATGAGCAGCACGCAAGCGAAGCTAAAGCATTTAACCTTAAGTTACTCTTTAGACGCTTCGTTGCCTAAGTTTTACAAAGGGGATGAAGCGCGACTAAGGCAAATTTTATTAAATTTAGTCGGCAACGCCATTAAGTTTACCTACCATGGGCACGTCACCGTTAAGCTGTTAGCAGGGCGCGATATGGATGAATTTGGTCATGCCTCAAGCGGTGGACAGCGTGTACGTTTTGAAGTGCAAGACACAGGCATGGGAATTCCTCAGAAAAGTTTAACCAAGCTGTTTTCAGAGTTTACCCAAGTGGATGCCTCAACCACCCGACAACACGGCGGCACAGGGCTAGGTTTGTCGATTAGTAAGCGTTTAGTTGAAGCCATGAAAGGCGAAATCGGCATTATCAGCGAATTGGGCAAAGGCAGTGTGTTTTGGTTTGAAATTCCGTTTAACTTGCCCAACGTGAATGAGGTGTTAACCGAAAACAGTGAACAAGAACTTGAAGATGCTCGCCCCTTGTCTATATTGGTGGCTGAAGACAATGCGTCTAATCAATTATTAATTAAAGCCATTTTAAGCAAGTTGGGTCATCGGGTAAGTTTGGCCGATAACGGCCTTAAAGCGGTAGAGCTGGTGCAAACATATGGCGATGAGTTTGATTTGGTCTTGATGGACATGCAAATGCCTATAATGGACGGAATCAGCGCCACTCAAGCCATTAGGTTGCTCGATTCTAGGAATGCAAATATTCCTATTGTGGCCTTAACGGCCAACGCCATGGACGGAGACCGTGCACGAGTTTTACAAGCCGGTATGAACGACTACTTGTCTAAGCCCATAGACATTCAAGCCCTTAAACGCGCTCTAGCCGTGTGGAGTTTGGTAAGTCGATAG
- a CDS encoding OmpP1/FadL family transporter → MNLKNDTKIISAVMLALVSQTAATAGFSLIEQSASGQGLSYAGAAANAEDASVMWFNPAGLTQIDGHQLIGAVHIIAPKAQFKNEGSYVGVPANTLNGAGDDGATVGLVPNFYWKGKAGDYDLGLGINVPYGQHISYDAAWVGRYHATETDLKTVNINPALARKLNDKWSFGFGLNAQYVDLILESKLNNALAGGVGDANAKITADSWAYGFNFGLLYQPTLSTDLGFAFRSKVTHDAKGKVDYSDNLNPTLAAVKKLTDANVTSTVHLPATASFSIKQAVGDNVHVLADATWTQWSDYKELEIEFDSMQEAFNARQDFKDSWRLSLGGLVELTEALKLRAGMALDQTPISSEVNRSPRTPDSDRKWVSVGLGYAMNKTLNLDVAYSHLFADRAAVNYTTDNTQYLVGSYDSAVDIVSAQLVWTY, encoded by the coding sequence ATGAACCTTAAAAATGACACTAAAATCATCAGCGCGGTAATGCTTGCTTTAGTGAGTCAAACCGCTGCAACCGCCGGATTTTCTTTAATAGAGCAAAGCGCCAGTGGCCAAGGTTTGTCTTACGCTGGTGCCGCCGCCAACGCCGAAGACGCCAGTGTAATGTGGTTTAATCCGGCCGGTTTAACCCAGATTGATGGGCATCAACTGATTGGTGCGGTGCATATTATTGCACCTAAAGCGCAGTTTAAAAATGAAGGTTCATACGTGGGTGTGCCTGCAAACACCCTTAACGGTGCGGGAGACGATGGCGCAACCGTTGGTTTAGTGCCTAATTTTTATTGGAAGGGTAAAGCAGGCGATTACGATTTAGGTTTGGGTATTAATGTACCTTACGGACAGCATATTTCATACGATGCTGCTTGGGTTGGGCGTTATCATGCCACTGAAACCGATCTTAAAACCGTTAATATAAATCCTGCATTGGCACGTAAATTAAACGATAAGTGGTCTTTTGGTTTTGGGTTAAATGCACAATATGTCGATTTGATTTTAGAAAGTAAGCTCAATAATGCATTAGCGGGCGGCGTGGGCGATGCCAATGCCAAAATAACCGCCGACAGTTGGGCGTATGGTTTTAACTTTGGCTTGCTTTATCAACCCACTTTAAGCACCGATTTAGGGTTTGCTTTCCGTTCCAAAGTGACTCACGATGCTAAGGGTAAGGTTGATTACAGTGATAATTTAAATCCGACCTTGGCGGCGGTTAAAAAATTGACCGATGCTAATGTGACATCAACAGTACATTTGCCGGCCACTGCGTCGTTTAGTATTAAGCAAGCGGTTGGCGATAATGTGCATGTCTTGGCCGATGCCACTTGGACACAGTGGAGCGATTATAAAGAGTTGGAGATTGAATTCGACTCAATGCAGGAAGCGTTTAATGCGCGTCAAGACTTTAAAGACAGTTGGCGTTTGTCGTTAGGCGGTCTGGTTGAGTTAACCGAGGCACTTAAGTTGCGTGCCGGTATGGCATTGGATCAAACGCCTATTTCGAGTGAAGTGAATCGCAGTCCAAGAACTCCTGATTCGGATCGCAAGTGGGTGTCGGTTGGTTTGGGTTATGCAATGAATAAGACGCTTAATTTAGATGTCGCCTACAGTCATTTATTTGCAGATCGTGCCGCTGTTAATTACACGACCGATAACACTCAATATTTAGTGGGCTCTTACGATTCTGCCGTCGACATTGTAAGCGCGCAGCTCGTTTGGACATATTAA
- the radA gene encoding DNA repair protein RadA yields the protein MAKEKLAYVCTDCGTQHNQWQGQCASCGAWNTLKEFKLSTVKKTTAMAKATGYAGVLENQVKSISEVDLSVVPRILSGMSELDRVLGGGIVPGSVVLIGGDPGIGKSSILLQVMCYLSTRQTVLYVTGEESLQQVAMRAKRMQLPDEHLRLLTETDVESIIAAAHQEQPKVMVVDSIQTMQLAEVGSAAGGVSQVKESAAYLTRYAKQNNIAVFLVGHVTKSGEVAGPRVLEHIVDTVIFLEGQSDSRFRTLRAIKNRFGAVNELGVFAMTEKGMKQITNPSAIFLSRGDEPSAGSVVMVIWEGSRPLLVEIQALVDESLYGSPRRVTVGVDQNRITMLLAVMHRHGGIQASDQDVYVNVVGGVKVTETSADLALLCAILSSMRNQVLDQGLIIFGEIGLAGEIRPVPSGQERIIEAAKHGFKRAIVPLGNVPKGGVPGMEIIGVKTLQQALDVL from the coding sequence ATGGCAAAAGAAAAATTGGCGTATGTTTGCACCGACTGTGGAACGCAGCACAATCAATGGCAAGGTCAGTGCGCCAGTTGTGGGGCGTGGAACACGCTAAAAGAGTTTAAGCTCAGTACGGTTAAAAAGACCACCGCTATGGCCAAAGCCACAGGCTACGCCGGAGTGCTCGAAAACCAAGTTAAGTCCATCAGTGAGGTCGATTTGTCCGTTGTCCCGCGTATTTTATCGGGCATGAGCGAGCTTGACCGCGTTTTGGGAGGTGGGATTGTACCCGGCTCGGTAGTGCTGATTGGCGGTGATCCCGGAATTGGTAAAAGCTCTATTTTATTGCAAGTCATGTGCTACCTAAGTACTCGGCAAACCGTACTGTATGTTACTGGTGAAGAATCACTGCAACAAGTCGCTATGCGCGCCAAACGCATGCAATTACCGGACGAGCATTTGCGGTTGCTCACCGAAACCGACGTTGAAAGTATTATCGCCGCCGCGCACCAAGAGCAGCCTAAAGTCATGGTCGTGGACTCGATTCAAACCATGCAATTGGCCGAAGTGGGCAGCGCTGCCGGCGGCGTGTCACAAGTAAAAGAGTCGGCCGCCTACTTAACTCGGTACGCCAAGCAAAATAACATAGCGGTGTTTTTGGTGGGGCACGTTACCAAATCGGGCGAGGTGGCCGGGCCTAGGGTGTTAGAGCACATTGTGGACACGGTTATTTTTTTAGAAGGTCAGTCCGACAGTCGTTTTAGAACCTTGCGTGCCATTAAAAATCGTTTTGGAGCGGTGAACGAGCTGGGCGTATTTGCCATGACCGAAAAAGGCATGAAGCAAATTACCAACCCCTCAGCGATATTTTTATCGCGTGGCGACGAACCTTCCGCCGGCTCGGTGGTGATGGTCATTTGGGAAGGCTCACGCCCCTTGCTGGTCGAAATTCAAGCGTTGGTAGACGAGTCATTGTACGGCTCACCGCGTCGAGTGACCGTGGGCGTTGATCAAAATCGCATCACCATGCTGTTGGCGGTTATGCACCGTCACGGTGGGATTCAAGCCAGCGACCAAGATGTGTATGTAAACGTGGTGGGGGGCGTAAAAGTCACCGAAACCAGCGCCGACTTGGCGTTGTTGTGCGCAATTTTATCCAGTATGCGCAATCAGGTGCTGGATCAAGGATTGATTATTTTTGGTGAAATTGGCTTAGCCGGCGAGATTCGTCCAGTGCCCAGCGGGCAAGAGCGCATAATCGAAGCCGCCAAACACGGCTTTAAACGCGCTATTGTGCCATTAGGCAACGTTCCAAAAGGAGGTGTGCCGGGCATGGAAATTATTGGAGTTAAAACCCTACAGCAGGCATTGGATGTTTTGTAA
- a CDS encoding cytochrome c1 translates to MKKFVWMISLLTALSASLVNAAGGYKIELEPAQNNLQDQDSLQRGAVHFANYCMACHSVKYMRYNRVARDLGWTDEEVLAKMAYGQNKVVDIIQTRMLPETGLAVLGVEPPDLSLMARLKGTDYIYTFLRSYYEDDKGNWNNHALPGTSMPNVLESLQRQMSEEEFAQTTRDIANFMEYVGEPAQLKRLDLGWKVIAFLLFLLLLTYLLKREYWRDIKH, encoded by the coding sequence ATGAAAAAATTTGTATGGATGATAAGTCTACTTACCGCATTATCAGCCTCTTTGGTTAATGCGGCCGGTGGATACAAAATAGAGTTAGAGCCTGCACAAAACAACCTGCAAGATCAAGACTCGTTACAGCGTGGTGCGGTGCATTTTGCTAATTACTGTATGGCGTGCCATTCGGTTAAGTATATGCGCTACAATCGTGTGGCCAGAGATTTGGGTTGGACGGATGAAGAGGTGTTGGCTAAAATGGCTTATGGCCAAAATAAGGTCGTTGACATCATCCAAACTCGCATGTTACCCGAAACAGGTTTGGCGGTATTGGGCGTAGAACCACCTGATTTATCGTTGATGGCACGTTTAAAAGGCACCGATTACATTTACACTTTTTTACGCAGTTATTATGAAGACGATAAAGGCAACTGGAACAATCATGCGCTACCAGGCACGTCAATGCCTAATGTGCTCGAGAGTTTACAGCGTCAAATGAGTGAAGAAGAGTTTGCCCAAACCACCCGTGATATTGCCAATTTTATGGAGTATGTGGGCGAGCCGGCTCAACTAAAGCGTTTGGATTTGGGTTGGAAAGTTATTGCCTTCTTATTGTTTTTATTGCTGTTAACCTATTTGTTAAAACGTGAATATTGGCGTGATATTAAGCATTAA
- a CDS encoding cytochrome b — MAKYDVEENQAKPGSLLGWIDARYPLISTWNAHVGQYYAPKNFNFWYFFGALALLVLVNQFITGIWLTMSYKPSAEEAFNSVEYIMRDVEWGWLIRYMHSTGASAFFIVIYLHMMRGLLYGSYKKPRELVWLIGMMLFLVLMAEAFMGYLLPWGQMSYWGAQVIISLFGAIPVIGADLALWVRGDFVISDATLNRFFALHVIALPMVLMILVFMHIVALHKVGSNNPDGVEIKKYKNAEGLPIDGIPFHPYFSVKDMMGAAFFMVIFATVVFYWPEGGGFFLEPPNFEPANPLVTPDHIAPVWYFTPFYAILRAIPDKFLGVVAMGGAIAVLFAMPWLDRCKVRSIRYRGISFKILLTMLVVSFVVLGYLGTQPATPELTKLAQIFTATYFAFFLVLPFTSINERTKPVPERVS, encoded by the coding sequence ATGGCAAAATACGATGTTGAAGAGAATCAGGCTAAGCCCGGCTCGTTGCTGGGTTGGATAGATGCTCGTTATCCCCTAATTAGCACCTGGAACGCCCACGTTGGGCAGTATTACGCGCCTAAAAACTTTAACTTTTGGTACTTTTTTGGTGCCTTGGCTTTATTGGTGTTGGTAAACCAGTTTATTACCGGTATTTGGCTGACCATGAGCTATAAACCCAGTGCCGAAGAAGCCTTTAATTCGGTTGAATACATTATGCGTGACGTGGAGTGGGGTTGGTTAATTCGCTACATGCACTCAACCGGCGCGTCGGCGTTTTTTATTGTAATTTATCTGCACATGATGCGTGGCCTGCTGTATGGCTCATACAAAAAGCCCCGTGAGTTGGTGTGGTTAATTGGTATGATGTTATTCTTAGTGTTAATGGCCGAAGCGTTTATGGGGTATTTACTGCCTTGGGGACAAATGTCGTATTGGGGCGCACAGGTTATTATCTCGTTGTTTGGAGCGATTCCGGTAATTGGCGCTGATTTGGCCTTGTGGGTTCGCGGTGACTTTGTTATCTCGGACGCGACACTTAACCGCTTTTTTGCTTTGCACGTGATTGCACTTCCGATGGTGTTAATGATTTTGGTATTTATGCACATTGTGGCGTTACACAAAGTCGGTTCTAACAATCCGGACGGCGTAGAGATTAAAAAATACAAAAATGCCGAAGGCTTGCCAATTGACGGGATTCCGTTTCATCCGTATTTTTCGGTTAAAGATATGATGGGCGCGGCGTTCTTTATGGTTATTTTTGCTACGGTAGTGTTTTACTGGCCAGAGGGTGGTGGGTTTTTCTTAGAGCCGCCAAACTTTGAACCGGCAAACCCTTTGGTAACGCCAGATCACATTGCACCAGTGTGGTATTTCACACCGTTTTATGCCATTTTACGCGCTATTCCTGATAAGTTTTTAGGCGTGGTTGCTATGGGTGGCGCTATTGCCGTGCTGTTTGCAATGCCTTGGTTAGATCGTTGCAAGGTGCGCTCGATTCGTTACCGTGGAATTTCATTTAAAATATTATTAACCATGTTGGTGGTGAGTTTTGTGGTGCTGGGTTATTTAGGCACTCAACCTGCGACACCTGAATTAACCAAACTGGCACAAATTTTTACGGCGACCTATTTTGCATTCTTTTTGGTATTGCCGTTTACCTCTATTAACGAACGAACCAAACCGGTTCCAGAGAGGGTTAGTTAA
- the petA gene encoding ubiquinol-cytochrome c reductase iron-sulfur subunit, with product MSNTEHNHQGVNILRRKILTGATGVVGAAGATFLAVPFVSSWQPSEKAKAAGAPVDADVSLLQPGQMLTVAWRGKPVWVVRRTPEMLQGLAPLDTQLRDPASNASDQPEYCKNPSRAVKDEYLVVVGICTHLGCAPLYRPELGAADVGADWQGGFFCPCHGSRFDLAGRVFQSVPAPTNLEVPPYHF from the coding sequence ATGTCAAACACAGAACATAACCATCAGGGCGTAAATATTTTACGCAGAAAAATCCTAACCGGTGCTACTGGTGTGGTGGGCGCGGCAGGGGCAACTTTTTTAGCCGTGCCTTTTGTCAGCTCTTGGCAGCCTAGTGAAAAAGCTAAAGCCGCCGGTGCTCCAGTAGATGCAGATGTGAGTTTGTTGCAACCTGGTCAAATGCTCACAGTAGCATGGCGTGGCAAGCCTGTGTGGGTGGTACGCCGGACACCTGAGATGCTGCAAGGTTTAGCGCCTTTGGATACGCAGTTGCGTGATCCTGCGTCTAACGCATCGGATCAACCTGAGTATTGTAAAAATCCAAGTCGCGCCGTTAAAGATGAATATTTAGTGGTAGTGGGAATTTGTACTCATTTGGGTTGTGCGCCTTTGTATCGTCCTGAATTGGGTGCAGCTGACGTGGGTGCCGATTGGCAAGGCGGTTTCTTTTGTCCTTGCCATGGCTCTCGCTTTGACTTAGCCGGACGCGTGTTTCAGTCGGTGCCCGCACCAACCAATTTAGAAGTTCCCCCGTATCATTTTTGA